The following are encoded together in the Chlorocebus sabaeus isolate Y175 chromosome 12, mChlSab1.0.hap1, whole genome shotgun sequence genome:
- the ABITRAM gene encoding protein Abitram isoform X1, which yields MATEPEAAEPVVPSLVDRYFTRWYKPDVKGKFCEDHCILQHSNRICVITLAESHPVLQSGKTIKSISYQISTNCSRLQNKVSGKFKRGAQFLTELAPLCKIYCSDGEEYTVSSCVRGRLMEVNENILHKPSILQEKPSTEGYIAVVLPKFEESKSITEGLLTQKQYEEVMVKRINATTTS from the exons ATGGCTACCGAGCCCGAAGCAGCGGAGCCGGTGGTGCCTTCGCTCGTGGATCGATACTTCACTCGCTGGTACAAACCGG ATGTCAAAGGAAAATTTTGTGAGGACCACTGTATACTACAGCACTCTAACCG AATATGTGTCATCACATTGGCGGAATCTCATCCAGTTCTTCAAAGtggaaaaacaattaaaagcaTTTCCTATCAGATCAGTACCAACTGTAGCAGACTTCAGAACAAGGTCTCTGGGAAATTTAAGCGG GGGGCACAATTTCTAACAGAGCTTGCACCTCTCTGTAAGATTTACTGCTCAGATGGTGAAGAATATACTGTATCTAG ttgtGTTAGAGGACGTTTGATGGAAGTGAATGAAAACATTCTCCATAAGCCATCTATTCTTCAAGAAaag CCATCCACTGAAGGCTACATTGCAGTTGTGCTACCCAAATTTGAAGAAAGTAAAAGCATAACAGAAGGGTTACTGACACAAAAACAATATGAAGAAGTCATGGTGAAACGCATTAATGCCACAACTACATCATGA